CCTTATTCTAGAATTTTACAGCCCAGGAATAGGTGTTGCAGGGGTCACAGGGGCTATCGCTTTGGTTATCGCCATGTATGCCTTTCAGATGCTACCGGTAAATTATGCGGGGCTACTCCTGCTACTCTTAGGCATAGGGTTAATGATCGCCGAGGCTATGGTGCCCAGCTTCGGTATCTTCGGCATAGGCGGCGTTATCGCGTTTGCATTAGGCTCTGTATTTCTTATCGATACCAAACATACCCAATTTCAGATCTCCCTGCCCGTTATCGCCGCCGTCACAACGGTGAGTGCGGCATTTATCATCTTCTGCTTAGGATATCTCTGGCGCTCACGACATAACAAGATTGTCAGTGGCCAGGAAGCCATCATAGGCGCCGAAGCTAAGGTGCTGGAAGACTTCAGTGATTATGGCTTCGTATTACTCGGCGGTGAACGTTGGGCGGCTAAATCTGATACTCCCCTACAAAAAGATCAGCTGGTCGAAGTTGATCGAATAGAGAAACTGACTCTTATTTTAGGCCGTTGCAGAATGAATAAAAACGACACCTCCTCCCCTACGGGGAAGCCAGCAACAGATAAAGACAAACAAGGAGATTTATAATGGATACTATCTTGCCCAGCGGCGCCATGTTTGGCTTAGCCGTATTGGTGCTGATATTAGCAATTATACTCAGCGCCTTTCGAATTTTACGGGAATATGAACGTGGGGTTGTTTTTCTGCTTGGGCGCTTTTATCGGGTCAAGGGCCCAGGGCTTATCATAGTGATCCCCATCATCCAACAGATGGTCAGGGTAGATCTAAGAACCATAGTGATGGACGTGCCAACTCAAGATGTGATCAGCAGAGACAATGTTTCAGTTAGAGTCAATGCGGTGATCTATTTTCGAGTCTTGGACTCTCAAAAAGCCATCATCAATGTGGAAGACTATCTGCAAGCGACCTCACAGCTGGCTCAAACTACGCTTCGCTCGGTACTTGGGCAACATGAACTCGATGAGATGTTAGCCAATAGAGATATGCTCAATACCGACATTCAGAGTATTCTCGATACCCGTACCGATGGCTGGGGGATCAAGGTGTCTAATGTTGAGATTAAGCATGTTGATCTTAATGAAACCATGGTCAGGGCCATAGCCAAACAAGCCGAGGCCGAGCGTACCCGACGAGCTAAGGTGATTCATGCCTCAGGAGAGATGGAAGCCTCAGCCAAGCTCGTTGAAGCTGCCGCTAAACTGGCCCAAGAACCTAACGCCATCTTACTCAGGTACCTACAAACTCTGACAGAAATAGCCAGCGAAAAAAATTCCACCATCTTGTTCCCCTTGCCCATGGAGCTATTGCAAGGAGTCATGGAGAAAAAGACCCAAGTACTCAAAAAGACAAGCAATAAAAGCAAAGATTGATAACAAAAACTTACCAATAAAAAAGCCGTCTGAGACGGCTTTTTTGCGGTATATCATCAGGGATAAACTGATTTATTTTTTATTCAGTTCCAGCTGAACTTGCTTCAAGCTCTCTTTCTCATTACGGCGAGACTGGATAACCGCTTTAACGTCACTGCCAATATGGGCTTCACCACGCTTCTCGGCGAGTTGCATCTGACGTTCACGTTCTTCGAAACGCTGACGTTGCTTGTCTGAGATTGAACCTATGCAATGAGGACAGCTCACACCCTGAACATAAGCCTCACTGGCTTTTTCACTGGCTGTAATGGGCATGCGACAGGCGTTGCACTGGTCATACTGGCCTTTTTCTAAGTCATGGTTAACCGCAACTCGATTATCGAACACAAAGCATTCGCCTTGCCACAGACTCTCTTCCTGTTTAACTTCTTCTAAATATTTAAGCACACCGCCTTCGAGATGATATACCTCATCGAAGCCTTGCTCCTTGAGGTAAGCCGTCGACTTTTCACAACGTATGCCGCCGGTACAAAACATGGCGACTTTCTTATGTTTGGCCGGATCTAAGTTCTCTTTGACGTATGCAGGGAATTCGCGGAAGGTATTTGTCTTTGGATCGACAGCATGCTTGAAGGTACCAATTTGTACCTCATACTCGTTGCGTGTATC
This portion of the Shewanella violacea DSS12 genome encodes:
- the trhO gene encoding oxygen-dependent tRNA uridine(34) hydroxylase TrhO, whose product is MSQVVVCALYKFVALPHFESIQKPLLNVMTDKAIKGTLLLASEGINGTVAGTQEAIDSLLNWLKTQPGLDNIVVKLSFDAEMPFYRTKVKLKKEIVTMGVEGIDPLKVVGTYVKPQDWNKLISDPDVILIDTRNEYEVQIGTFKHAVDPKTNTFREFPAYVKENLDPAKHKKVAMFCTGGIRCEKSTAYLKEQGFDEVYHLEGGVLKYLEEVKQEESLWQGECFVFDNRVAVNHDLEKGQYDQCNACRMPITASEKASEAYVQGVSCPHCIGSISDKQRQRFEERERQMQLAEKRGEAHIGSDVKAVIQSRRNEKESLKQVQLELNKK
- a CDS encoding slipin family protein, whose product is MDTILPSGAMFGLAVLVLILAIILSAFRILREYERGVVFLLGRFYRVKGPGLIIVIPIIQQMVRVDLRTIVMDVPTQDVISRDNVSVRVNAVIYFRVLDSQKAIINVEDYLQATSQLAQTTLRSVLGQHELDEMLANRDMLNTDIQSILDTRTDGWGIKVSNVEIKHVDLNETMVRAIAKQAEAERTRRAKVIHASGEMEASAKLVEAAAKLAQEPNAILLRYLQTLTEIASEKNSTILFPLPMELLQGVMEKKTQVLKKTSNKSKD